In one window of Anthonomus grandis grandis chromosome 11, icAntGran1.3, whole genome shotgun sequence DNA:
- the LOC126742037 gene encoding CD63 antigen-like yields the protein MAVRSKELEFGMKCIKYMLCMASFMFVIVGLLLISIGYTIKTIYNNFDQFMERHYYDPSSLAIAVGFIIFIIALFGVIGALKESTCLVNTFAFFLTIILVLELSVSIAAYAMSDNITDSVENNMKLAMKNYNKEYNAFTWNSTQSNLQCCGIHSYKEWSQYNGNFSGLVNIVTENGTISVPTSCCLDEQCSSTTVFSTGCLNRLSYIVAQCGLLLGVGALCVSFIQVLGIVFASMLAKSIRKVKTQILVDKEKMRRNFYDQLVKNQEKRPQSVELYTPKDSDA from the exons ATGGCTGTCCGAAGTAAAGAACTAGAATTTGGTATGAAGTGTATAAAATACATGCTATGTATGGCAAGTTTTATGTTTGTG ATCGTGGGCCTTTTATTAATTTCCATAGGATACAccattaaaacaatatataataaCTTTGATCAATTTATGGAAAGACATTATTATGATCCTTCGAGTCTTGCTATTGCCGTAggtttcattatatttattattgccCTATTTGGGGTGATCGGAGCACTTAAAGAAAGCACTTGCTTGGTCAACACT TTCGCATTCTTCTTAACAATCATCCTGGTCCTGGAATTATCAGTTTCTATTGCGGCTTATGCCATGTCAGATAATATCACAGACTCCGTAGAGAATAATATGAAACTCGCGatgaaaaactataataaagaatataatgCTTTCACCTGGAATTCTACGCAGTCTAAT ctGCAATGTTGTGGTATTCATAGCTACAAAGAATGGTCGCAATACAATGGAAACTTTTCGGGATTAGTAAATATTGTGACGGAAAATGGCACAATAAGCGTTCCAACTTCGTGTTGTTTGGATGAACAATGCTCGTCCACCACTGTTTTCAGTACTGGTTGTTTGAATAGACTATCTTATATTGTAGCCCAGTGTGGTTTGTTATTGGGTGTTGGAGCCTTATGTGTGTCTTTTATTCAG GTATTGGGAATTGTTTTCGCGTCAATGTTAGCCAAATCAATAAGGAAAGTCAAAACTCAAATCTTGGTAGACAAGGAAAAGATGAGGCGAAACTTTTATGACCAATTGGTGAAGAATCAGGAAAAAAGACCTCAAAGCGTAGAGCTTTATACTCCTAAGGATTCTGACGCATGA